In Modestobacter versicolor, a single genomic region encodes these proteins:
- a CDS encoding flagellin, with product MGLSVNNNIAAMNSYRNLSVTDSQMSKSLEKLSSGFRINRAADDAAGLAISEGLRSQIGGLKVAVRNTQDGISVVQTAEGALTETHKILQRMRDLSVQASNEGSLNADAKKNIQSEIGQLKSELNRIADTTTFNGKKLLDGNYATTFQVGANSGETIAVNIGTAMGAAGLGVNGVDVTGTGAYATGASGTSAAGTAVLTTAASDTANAAITFYQADATRDFAAASGGSTYSVEAFRGLDGTLSFGGKTFDLGSVQYADADTATEALGKLNKAAADAFGLADTATPFAVSADDTDLVFTTPINVTGYTDGGGAIDATAASLAKATPTFTSGTGASAAIDDIDKAIKQVSTTRADLGAIQNRFEHTINNLNVAVENLSASESRIRDTDMAQEMTNFTRTQILTQAGTAMLAQANQAPQGILKLLG from the coding sequence ATGGGTCTGAGCGTCAACAACAACATCGCGGCGATGAACTCGTACCGCAACCTGTCGGTCACCGACAGCCAGATGAGCAAGTCGCTGGAGAAGCTCTCCTCCGGCTTCCGCATCAACCGCGCCGCCGACGACGCGGCGGGCCTGGCCATCTCCGAGGGCCTGCGCTCGCAGATCGGTGGCCTGAAGGTCGCCGTCCGCAACACCCAGGACGGCATCTCGGTCGTGCAGACCGCTGAAGGTGCGCTCACCGAGACGCACAAGATCCTGCAGCGCATGCGTGACCTGTCGGTGCAGGCCTCCAACGAGGGCTCGCTGAACGCCGACGCCAAGAAGAACATCCAGTCCGAGATCGGCCAGCTCAAGTCCGAGCTGAACCGCATCGCCGACACCACGACGTTCAACGGCAAGAAGCTGCTCGACGGCAACTACGCCACCACCTTCCAGGTGGGTGCCAACTCCGGTGAGACCATCGCGGTCAACATCGGCACGGCCATGGGCGCTGCCGGCCTCGGCGTCAACGGCGTCGACGTCACCGGGACCGGTGCCTACGCCACCGGTGCCAGCGGCACCTCGGCGGCCGGCACCGCGGTGCTGACCACCGCCGCCAGCGACACCGCCAACGCCGCGATCACCTTCTACCAGGCCGACGCCACCCGGGACTTCGCCGCAGCCAGCGGCGGCAGCACCTACTCCGTGGAGGCCTTCCGCGGGCTGGACGGCACGCTGAGCTTCGGTGGCAAGACCTTCGACCTCGGCTCGGTGCAGTACGCCGACGCCGACACCGCCACCGAGGCGCTGGGCAAGCTGAACAAGGCCGCCGCCGACGCCTTCGGCCTGGCCGACACCGCCACGCCGTTCGCCGTCAGCGCCGACGACACCGACCTGGTCTTCACCACCCCGATCAACGTCACCGGCTACACCGATGGTGGCGGCGCGATCGACGCCACCGCGGCCAGCCTGGCCAAGGCGACGCCGACGTTCACCTCGGGCACCGGTGCCTCCGCGGCGATCGACGACATCGACAAGGCGATCAAGCAGGTCTCCACCACCCGCGCCGACCTGGGTGCCATCCAGAACCGGTTCGAGCACACCATCAACAACCTCAACGTCGCCGTCGAGAACCTGTCGGCGTCCGAGAGCCGGATCCGCGACACCGACATGGCCCAGGAGATGACGAACTTCACCCGTACGCAGATCCTGACCCAGGCCGGCACCGCGATGCTGGCCCAGGCCAACCAGGCTCCGCAGGGCATCCTGAAGCTGCTGGGCTGA
- a CDS encoding flagellar protein FlgN — translation MDHQHLSTLLWREQELLDLLLFKAEEKQYLILTGKSRWLARIAHEIEVVLEQLRTLEVERAAATEQIAGRLGLDANPSLRQLADSAPAPWNDLYAKHHEALLVLVTELRGLSDANKELIESGLAVINDALTSSQPAATAGTYTQSGRASGNAYRSVTLDGAL, via the coding sequence ATGGACCACCAGCACCTGTCGACGTTGCTCTGGCGGGAGCAGGAACTGCTCGACCTCCTGCTGTTCAAGGCCGAGGAGAAGCAGTACCTGATCCTCACCGGCAAGAGCCGGTGGCTGGCTCGGATCGCGCACGAGATCGAGGTGGTCCTGGAGCAGCTGCGCACCCTCGAGGTCGAGCGCGCTGCGGCCACCGAGCAGATCGCCGGTCGCCTCGGGCTCGACGCCAACCCCTCCCTCCGCCAGCTCGCGGACTCCGCGCCGGCGCCGTGGAACGACCTCTACGCCAAGCACCACGAGGCGCTGCTCGTGCTCGTCACCGAGCTGCGCGGCCTCTCCGACGCCAACAAGGAGCTCATCGAGAGCGGCCTGGCCGTCATCAACGACGCCCTGACCTCCTCGCAGCCGGCCGCCACGGCCGGCACCTACACCCAGAGCGGCCGGGCCTCGGGCAACGCCTACCGCTCCGTCACCCTGGACGGTGCCCTGTGA
- a CDS encoding flagellin: MGLSVNNNIAAMNSYRNLSATDSQMSKSLEKLSSGFRINRAADDAAGLAISEGLRSQIGGFKVAVRNTQDGVSVVQTAEGALTETHKILQRMRDLSVQASNEGSLNADAKKNIQSEIGQLKSELNRIADTTTFNGKKLLDGNYATTFQVGANSGETIAVNIGTAMGAAGLGVNGVDVTGTGAYATGASGTSAAGTAVLTTAASDTANAAITFYQADATRDFAAASGGSTYSVEAFRGLDGTLSFGGKTFDLGSVQYADADTATEALGKLNKAAADAFGLADTATPFAVSADDTDLVFTTPINVTGYTDGGGAIDATAASLAKATPTFTSGTGASAAIDDIDKAIKQVSTTRADLGAIQNRFEHTISNLNVAVENLTASESRIRDTDMAQEMTNFTRSQILTQAGTAMLAQANQAPQGILRLLG, encoded by the coding sequence ATGGGTCTGTCCGTGAACAACAACATCGCGGCGATGAACTCGTACCGCAACCTGTCGGCGACCGACAGCCAGATGAGCAAGTCGCTGGAGAAGCTCTCCTCCGGCTTCCGCATCAACCGCGCCGCCGACGACGCGGCGGGCCTGGCCATCTCCGAGGGCCTGCGCTCGCAGATCGGTGGCTTCAAGGTCGCCGTCCGCAACACCCAGGACGGCGTCTCGGTCGTGCAGACCGCTGAAGGTGCGCTCACCGAGACGCACAAGATCCTGCAGCGCATGCGCGACCTGTCGGTGCAGGCCTCCAACGAGGGCTCGCTGAACGCCGACGCCAAGAAGAACATCCAGTCCGAGATCGGCCAGCTCAAGTCCGAGCTGAACCGCATCGCCGACACCACGACGTTCAACGGCAAGAAGCTGCTCGACGGCAACTACGCCACCACCTTCCAGGTGGGTGCCAACTCCGGTGAGACCATCGCGGTCAACATCGGCACGGCCATGGGCGCTGCCGGCCTCGGCGTCAACGGCGTCGACGTCACCGGGACCGGTGCCTACGCCACCGGTGCCAGCGGCACCTCGGCGGCCGGCACCGCGGTGCTGACCACCGCCGCCAGCGACACCGCCAACGCCGCGATCACCTTCTACCAGGCCGACGCCACCCGGGACTTCGCCGCAGCCAGCGGCGGCAGCACCTACTCCGTGGAGGCCTTCCGCGGGCTGGACGGCACGCTGAGCTTCGGTGGCAAGACCTTCGACCTCGGCTCGGTGCAGTACGCCGACGCCGACACCGCCACCGAGGCGCTGGGCAAGCTGAACAAGGCCGCCGCCGACGCCTTCGGCCTGGCCGACACCGCCACGCCGTTCGCCGTCAGCGCCGACGACACCGACCTGGTCTTCACCACCCCGATCAACGTCACCGGCTACACCGATGGTGGCGGCGCGATCGACGCCACCGCGGCCAGCCTGGCCAAGGCGACGCCGACGTTCACCTCGGGCACCGGTGCCTCCGCGGCGATCGACGACATCGACAAGGCGATCAAGCAGGTCTCCACCACTCGCGCCGACCTGGGTGCCATCCAGAACCGGTTCGAGCACACCATCAGCAACCTCAACGTCGCCGTCGAGAACCTGACCGCCTCGGAGAGCCGGATCCGCGACACCGACATGGCCCAGGAGATGACGAACTTCACCCGTTCGCAGATCCTGACCCAGGCCGGCACCGCGATGCTGGCCCAGGCCAACCAGGCTCCGCAGGGCATCCTCCGCCTGCTGGGCTGA
- the csrA gene encoding carbon storage regulator CsrA: MLTLTRSVGESIRIGEDIEVYVVEVRGGTVRLGFKAPREVTIHREEVYRQIAEANSLAAEVAADALGALAAFAPASDPAPQQDVTTP; encoded by the coding sequence GTGCTCACACTCACCCGCAGCGTCGGCGAGAGCATCCGGATCGGCGAGGACATCGAGGTCTACGTCGTCGAGGTCCGCGGTGGCACCGTGCGGCTGGGCTTCAAGGCCCCCCGCGAGGTGACCATCCACCGCGAGGAGGTCTACCGGCAGATCGCCGAGGCCAACAGCCTCGCTGCCGAGGTGGCTGCCGACGCGCTGGGCGCCTTGGCAGCATTCGCACCAGCGTCCGACCCCGCTCCTCAGCAAGATGTGACAACACCGTGA
- a CDS encoding flagellin: MSLVVTTNVAGMNSQRALSIADRQLTTSLERLSSGSRINRAADDASNLAISEGLRAQIGGFRVALRNTQDGISVLQTAEGALTETQGILHRMRDLSVQAANAGSLDDDARGNLQSEIGQLRNELDRIAGTTSFNGRKLLDGGYRTVFHVGADAGHTIAVDLGRGTSAAALGVDGIDVTGPGRYGPGAVTLSTAAAPGTAAVLTIAAAGGSAGFSGGTGGVSAYTDLDGTISVGGRSFDLASVRYDTAADTDGNGTRDAADLLAQLNRAAIVALGLTSPPFSSPTPGTLAFAVAEPLPGHTGTAGAPLSASAADLARSTPTFTAAGGASRALTAIDAAIERISTVRGDLGAVQNRLEHNIAKLGVALDNTAASDSRIRDTDMATEMTAFTRTQILSQAGTAMLAQAHAAPQGVLKLLV; this comes from the coding sequence ATGAGCCTGGTCGTCACGACCAACGTCGCCGGGATGAACTCCCAGCGCGCCCTGTCGATCGCCGATCGGCAGCTCACCACCTCACTGGAACGACTGTCCTCGGGCAGCCGGATCAACCGCGCCGCCGACGACGCCTCCAACCTGGCGATCTCGGAGGGGCTGCGGGCTCAGATCGGCGGGTTCCGGGTCGCGCTGCGCAACACCCAGGACGGCATCTCGGTCCTGCAGACCGCCGAGGGGGCGCTCACCGAGACGCAGGGCATCCTGCACCGGATGCGCGATCTGTCGGTGCAGGCGGCCAACGCCGGCAGCCTGGACGACGACGCCCGGGGCAACCTGCAGTCGGAGATCGGGCAGCTGCGCAACGAGCTGGACCGGATCGCCGGCACCACGTCGTTCAACGGGCGGAAGCTGCTCGACGGCGGGTACCGGACCGTCTTCCACGTGGGCGCCGACGCCGGCCACACGATCGCCGTCGACCTCGGTCGCGGCACGAGCGCAGCGGCGCTGGGCGTGGACGGCATCGACGTCACCGGGCCCGGCCGCTACGGCCCCGGCGCGGTGACGCTGTCCACCGCAGCCGCACCCGGCACGGCCGCCGTGCTCACGATCGCCGCGGCCGGCGGGTCGGCGGGCTTCAGCGGGGGCACCGGCGGCGTCTCGGCGTACACCGACCTGGACGGCACGATCAGCGTCGGCGGCAGGTCCTTCGACCTGGCCTCGGTGCGCTACGACACCGCCGCGGACACCGACGGCAACGGGACCCGGGACGCCGCGGACCTGCTCGCCCAGCTCAACCGGGCCGCCATCGTCGCGCTCGGGCTCACCTCCCCTCCGTTCAGCAGCCCGACCCCCGGCACCCTGGCCTTCGCCGTGGCCGAGCCGCTGCCCGGGCACACCGGCACCGCCGGGGCCCCGCTGAGCGCTTCGGCCGCCGACCTGGCCCGGTCGACACCGACGTTCACCGCGGCCGGCGGTGCCTCCCGGGCGCTCACCGCGATCGACGCCGCGATCGAGCGGATCTCGACGGTGCGGGGCGACCTGGGCGCGGTGCAGAACCGGCTGGAGCACAACATCGCCAAGCTCGGGGTGGCGCTGGACAACACCGCGGCCTCGGACAGCCGGATCCGGGACACCGACATGGCCACCGAGATGACCGCCTTCACCCGTACCCAGATCCTTAGCCAGGCCGGCACCGCGATGCTCGCCCAGGCGCACGCCGCTCCTCAGGGGGTGCTGAAACTGCTGGTCTGA
- a CDS encoding flagellar biosynthesis protein FliA, whose protein sequence is MSENILAAQPIAPADQTPRAAAQAAAEERRLREPLVFGGIPEAEGWTLAPIAPLDRVHFRTDRELPLDAFRRALPAGVTVTYDEGDGLYRVDGAPGSGETLAALVRGWCAAEGYTTVGLRPEAGVRRRAPRDLPPAFLADLCRHYCRVSLKRLQRNMSTIRLHLPDNDDIDQQVAEWVLKAVSHYDESKGVPFGAFLATQLSKWVHDLGRNAYGRTAADTENKQQKAIAAFTAEHQRRPSEKELAAYMGQSVATLRRNSQTVATLNGLRNLQSLDGGADAVEFVLPDSSEVPDEIMGEAEQTLLSHALTAACAPDPTARRDQRAAQPNVLGWATWYLTTWGGQTKTQLSADLGTSVRNMNVHADRAEKALKERLAELAG, encoded by the coding sequence GTGTCCGAGAACATCCTCGCCGCCCAGCCCATCGCCCCCGCCGACCAGACCCCGCGCGCTGCCGCCCAGGCCGCCGCCGAGGAGCGCCGCCTCCGCGAGCCGCTCGTGTTCGGGGGCATCCCCGAGGCCGAGGGCTGGACGCTCGCGCCCATCGCCCCGCTGGACCGGGTGCACTTCCGCACCGACCGCGAGCTGCCGCTGGACGCCTTCCGGCGCGCCCTGCCGGCCGGCGTCACGGTCACCTACGACGAGGGCGACGGCCTGTACCGCGTCGACGGCGCGCCGGGCTCGGGCGAGACGCTCGCCGCGCTCGTCCGCGGCTGGTGCGCCGCCGAGGGCTACACCACCGTCGGGCTGCGCCCGGAGGCCGGCGTCCGCCGCCGCGCCCCGCGCGACCTGCCGCCGGCGTTCCTCGCCGACCTGTGCCGGCACTACTGCCGGGTCAGCCTCAAGCGGCTGCAGCGCAACATGTCGACGATCCGGCTGCACCTGCCCGACAACGACGACATCGACCAGCAGGTCGCCGAGTGGGTGCTCAAGGCCGTCTCGCACTACGACGAGTCCAAGGGCGTCCCGTTCGGCGCCTTCCTCGCCACCCAGCTGTCCAAGTGGGTGCACGACCTGGGCCGCAACGCCTACGGGCGCACCGCCGCGGACACGGAGAACAAGCAGCAGAAGGCCATCGCCGCCTTCACCGCCGAGCACCAGCGCCGGCCCAGCGAGAAGGAGCTCGCCGCCTACATGGGGCAGAGCGTCGCCACGCTGCGCCGCAACTCCCAGACCGTCGCGACGCTCAACGGGCTGCGGAACCTGCAGTCGCTGGACGGCGGGGCCGACGCGGTCGAGTTCGTGCTCCCGGACAGCTCCGAGGTGCCCGACGAGATCATGGGCGAGGCGGAGCAGACCCTGCTCTCCCACGCACTGACCGCCGCCTGCGCCCCCGACCCCACCGCCCGCCGCGACCAGCGGGCCGCCCAGCCGAACGTGCTGGGCTGGGCCACCTGGTACCTCACCACCTGGGGCGGGCAGACCAAGACCCAGCTGTCGGCCGACCTGGGCACCTCGGTGCGCAACATGAACGTGCACGCCGACCGCGCCGAGAAGGCCCTCAAGGAGCGGCTCGCCGAGCTCGCCGGCTAG
- a CDS encoding sigma-70 family RNA polymerase sigma factor produces MSERRQPDVDALVTTHLPLAQFAVNAVASRISLPSHVSRDDLLSCASVALVEVARRFDPTAGASFATYALPRLQGAVLDELRSGDWASRSVRAAARRTDAATDALTITLGRPPTKEELAASLGVARSELDSLQIDVHRAVMVSIDAETGADGGSLDLPDAGDSPERALLRSERVRHLHEAIRALPDRLDEVVERNFFGDESLTDIADSLGVTLSRVSQMRARALTLLHAAMSEVWDGTAVPADGGVRARNQQRAYIDRVAARQLAGRSPVPAAVPPPFPVPQPRPRPRHGWQLPERKAAAQTA; encoded by the coding sequence GTGAGTGAGCGCCGACAGCCCGACGTCGACGCGCTGGTGACCACCCATCTCCCGCTGGCCCAGTTCGCGGTGAACGCGGTGGCATCCCGCATCTCCCTGCCCAGCCACGTGAGCCGCGACGACCTGCTGTCCTGCGCGAGCGTCGCGCTGGTCGAGGTCGCCCGCCGGTTCGACCCGACCGCCGGCGCCAGCTTCGCCACCTACGCACTCCCGCGCCTGCAGGGGGCCGTGCTGGACGAGCTGCGCTCCGGTGACTGGGCCAGCCGCTCGGTCCGCGCCGCCGCCCGGCGGACCGACGCCGCCACCGACGCGCTCACCATCACGCTGGGGCGCCCGCCGACGAAGGAGGAGCTGGCGGCCAGCCTCGGCGTCGCGCGCTCGGAGCTCGACTCGCTCCAGATCGACGTCCACCGGGCCGTGATGGTGAGCATCGACGCCGAGACGGGTGCCGACGGCGGGTCGCTCGACCTGCCCGACGCCGGCGACTCCCCGGAGCGGGCGCTGCTGCGCAGCGAGCGGGTCCGGCACCTGCACGAGGCGATCCGGGCCCTGCCCGACCGGCTCGACGAGGTCGTGGAGCGCAACTTCTTCGGCGACGAGTCGCTGACCGACATCGCCGACTCCCTCGGCGTCACGCTCTCCCGGGTCTCCCAGATGCGCGCCCGCGCGCTGACCCTGCTGCACGCGGCGATGAGCGAGGTGTGGGACGGCACCGCGGTGCCGGCCGACGGTGGGGTGCGCGCCCGCAACCAGCAGCGCGCCTACATCGACCGGGTCGCCGCCCGCCAGCTCGCCGGCCGCAGCCCCGTGCCCGCCGCCGTCCCCCCGCCGTTCCCGGTGCCGCAGCCCCGACCGCGCCCGCGGCACGGCTGGCAGCTCCCGGAGCGGAAGGCCGCCGCGCAGACCGCCTGA
- the fliD gene encoding flagellar filament capping protein FliD — MSVSTGLISGIDYSTMITQLMQVEANPQSLLKNQLTATKSDATAYRAVNTRFETLRSAAAALTADTAWTAVKASSSNASVAASAGATAVGGSVTFTVKQLATAHSEISDQAWTGTDQAFGAGTFTFTPKGGTATAIAIPTTNAGGATLADAVAAINASDKGLTAAAVRVKDGEYRLQVTAKATGEKASFVVGDDTAWKTAVTGQDAKLTLGELALEVSSDTNTFTGLMADTSITVSKTGETATVGVTKDPSSVTTKVKALVDAANNMLQAVTDYTDPENDAALLKGDSTLRSLANKVLDVFSGGVGGVSASSLGVKLTRDGKLEFDSAAFTAKMASDPAAVKDLLTRKTIVSPGADLISGNADDVTSPLGFAAKLEALAKGASDTTTGSLVLLAKSQDALATDLQTRIDNWDTRLALRKSSLTAQFTAMEKALGTMQNQASWLSSQIAGLPSWSKSSK; from the coding sequence ATGAGCGTGAGCACCGGCCTGATCTCGGGCATCGACTACAGCACGATGATCACCCAGCTGATGCAGGTCGAGGCGAACCCGCAGAGCCTGCTCAAGAACCAGCTGACCGCCACCAAGTCCGACGCCACCGCCTACCGCGCGGTGAACACCCGGTTCGAGACGCTGCGCTCCGCCGCGGCCGCGCTCACCGCGGACACCGCCTGGACGGCGGTCAAGGCCAGCAGCAGCAACGCCAGCGTCGCCGCCAGCGCCGGCGCCACCGCCGTCGGCGGGTCGGTGACCTTCACGGTCAAGCAGCTGGCCACGGCGCACTCTGAGATCAGCGACCAGGCCTGGACCGGCACCGACCAGGCGTTCGGTGCCGGCACGTTCACGTTCACGCCCAAGGGCGGCACGGCCACCGCCATCGCGATCCCCACGACGAACGCCGGCGGCGCCACCCTCGCCGACGCCGTGGCCGCGATCAACGCCAGCGACAAGGGCCTCACCGCCGCCGCCGTCCGGGTCAAGGACGGCGAGTACCGCCTCCAGGTGACGGCCAAGGCCACCGGCGAGAAGGCCTCCTTCGTCGTCGGCGACGACACCGCCTGGAAGACCGCGGTGACCGGCCAGGACGCCAAGCTCACCCTCGGCGAGCTCGCGCTGGAGGTCTCCAGCGACACCAACACCTTCACCGGTCTGATGGCCGACACCAGCATCACCGTCAGCAAGACCGGCGAGACGGCCACGGTCGGCGTGACCAAGGACCCCAGCAGCGTCACCACCAAGGTCAAGGCCCTGGTCGACGCGGCCAACAACATGCTGCAGGCGGTCACCGACTACACCGACCCGGAGAACGACGCCGCCCTGCTGAAGGGCGACAGCACGCTGCGCAGCCTGGCGAACAAGGTGCTCGACGTCTTCTCCGGCGGCGTGGGCGGCGTCTCGGCGTCCAGCCTCGGCGTGAAGCTCACCAGGGACGGGAAGCTCGAGTTCGACTCGGCGGCCTTCACCGCCAAGATGGCCAGCGACCCCGCCGCGGTCAAGGACCTGCTCACCCGGAAGACGATCGTCTCGCCGGGCGCGGACCTGATCAGCGGCAACGCCGACGACGTCACGTCCCCCCTCGGCTTCGCGGCGAAGCTGGAGGCGCTGGCCAAGGGCGCCTCGGACACCACCACCGGTTCCCTGGTGCTGCTGGCCAAGAGCCAGGACGCCCTCGCCACCGACCTGCAGACCCGGATCGACAACTGGGACACCCGGCTGGCGCTCCGCAAGTCCTCGCTGACCGCCCAGTTCACCGCCATGGAGAAGGCGCTCGGCACGATGCAGAACCAGGCCTCGTGGCTGAGCTCGCAGATCGCCGGGCTGCCCTCCTGGTCCAAGTCCTCCAAGTAG
- the flgL gene encoding flagellar hook-associated protein FlgL has product MRITQRSVATTSLQGLNQNLAAISKLQQQLTSGRTINKPSDDPTGTNAAMQTRQEIAGATQHARNISDGLGVLNITDSTLQNMIAQVHTVKDRALTGSNDGALSEAARSAIATEVRGIRESLLGLANTQVQGHPVFGGVTSGTTAYDPATGAYVGFRAPAGPLDTTVMVNRQVAEGDTIRVDITGLEAFGVTSAAGVTPVTRDLFQIVGDIADHVVNDPAKLAADMTALDAALGGMLKAATDIGTRTNRMETAKQVNADLQLTLTSRSADIENVDLAKTIMNLQMQQTGYEAALGATAKAIQPTLLDFLR; this is encoded by the coding sequence ATGCGGATCACCCAGCGCTCGGTCGCCACCACCAGCCTGCAGGGGCTGAACCAGAACCTCGCCGCGATCAGCAAACTGCAGCAGCAGCTGACCTCGGGCCGGACGATCAACAAGCCCTCGGACGACCCGACGGGGACGAACGCGGCGATGCAGACCCGGCAGGAGATCGCCGGCGCGACGCAGCACGCGCGCAACATCTCCGACGGGCTCGGCGTCCTGAACATCACCGACTCGACGCTGCAGAACATGATCGCCCAGGTCCACACGGTCAAGGACCGGGCGCTGACCGGGTCCAACGACGGTGCGCTGTCTGAGGCCGCGCGCTCGGCCATCGCGACCGAGGTCCGCGGCATCCGCGAGAGCCTCCTCGGCCTGGCGAACACCCAGGTGCAGGGGCACCCGGTCTTCGGCGGCGTCACCAGCGGCACCACGGCCTACGACCCGGCCACCGGCGCGTACGTCGGGTTCCGGGCGCCCGCCGGACCGCTGGACACGACGGTCATGGTCAACCGGCAGGTCGCCGAGGGCGACACCATCCGGGTGGACATCACCGGGCTGGAGGCGTTCGGGGTCACCAGCGCGGCGGGCGTCACCCCGGTCACCCGGGACCTGTTCCAGATCGTCGGGGACATCGCCGACCACGTGGTCAACGACCCGGCCAAGCTGGCCGCGGACATGACCGCGCTGGACGCCGCGCTCGGCGGCATGCTGAAGGCGGCCACCGACATCGGCACCCGGACCAACCGGATGGAGACGGCCAAGCAGGTCAACGCCGACCTCCAGCTGACGCTCACCAGCAGGTCAGCCGACATCGAGAACGTCGACCTGGCCAAGACGATCATGAACCTGCAGATGCAGCAGACCGGCTACGAGGCGGCCCTGGGGGCCACCGCGAAGGCGATCCAGCCGACGCTGCTGGACTTCCTGCGCTGA
- the flgK gene encoding flagellar hook-associated protein FlgK, whose amino-acid sequence MSSTFGGLNTARTALWAQQRGMDVTGQNIANVNTVGYSRQRAELQSVGGNAVPALYAISDQVGGGVNADQVIRIRDAFLEGRAQTEGGATARLTVADDTLAQIEQAFREPGTTGIQAKLTAVFSAWSDVANHPNDQTTDGARTAVLQSTASLVAELRTTSTNLDKQWTQTRDSLTSLAQDVNAKAASIAGLNTAIKRATQAGLPVNELADKRDGLVLELSAAIGATSSPGDFGQVNVVVAGSTLVSGGSTTGLKVLGSLDLAGAGTDKPRFVTDPGGTPVAVGGTAGGKITALTDTIPRFQGQLDAVAQQIAVEFNTAHQAGYDKKGVAGEAMFDDGSGTLPVSTTAITAGNLTLRITDPAKLAAAAVGPGPTSDGSNAAAISKLQNASGGAATVYRQLIVSLGVEASVATSSLQTQTVIASQVDASRESVSGVNLDEEMTNMLQFQHAYSAAARMITTIDETLDVLINRTGRVGL is encoded by the coding sequence GTGAGCTCGACCTTCGGTGGCCTGAACACCGCCCGCACCGCGCTCTGGGCGCAGCAGCGCGGCATGGACGTCACCGGTCAGAACATCGCCAACGTCAACACGGTCGGCTACTCGCGGCAGCGGGCCGAGCTGCAGTCGGTCGGTGGCAACGCCGTCCCGGCGCTGTACGCCATCAGCGACCAGGTCGGCGGGGGGGTCAACGCCGACCAGGTCATCCGGATCCGGGACGCCTTCCTCGAGGGCCGCGCCCAGACCGAGGGCGGGGCGACCGCCCGGCTCACCGTCGCCGACGACACCCTGGCGCAGATCGAGCAGGCGTTCCGAGAGCCGGGGACGACGGGCATCCAGGCCAAGCTGACCGCCGTGTTCTCGGCCTGGAGCGACGTCGCGAACCACCCGAACGACCAGACCACCGACGGCGCGCGCACTGCGGTGCTGCAGTCGACCGCCAGCCTGGTCGCCGAGCTGCGGACCACCAGCACCAACCTGGACAAGCAGTGGACCCAGACGCGGGACAGCCTGACCTCCCTCGCCCAGGACGTGAACGCCAAGGCCGCCTCCATCGCCGGCCTGAACACCGCGATCAAGCGGGCCACCCAGGCCGGCCTGCCGGTGAACGAGCTGGCCGACAAGCGCGACGGGCTGGTGCTCGAGCTGTCGGCCGCCATCGGCGCCACCTCGTCCCCGGGTGACTTCGGCCAGGTGAACGTGGTCGTCGCCGGCTCGACGCTGGTCTCCGGTGGTTCGACCACCGGCCTGAAGGTCCTCGGCAGCCTCGACCTGGCGGGCGCCGGCACCGACAAGCCTCGCTTCGTGACCGACCCGGGCGGCACGCCGGTCGCCGTCGGTGGCACCGCCGGCGGGAAGATCACCGCCCTCACCGACACGATCCCGCGCTTCCAGGGCCAGCTGGACGCCGTCGCCCAGCAGATCGCCGTCGAGTTCAACACCGCCCACCAGGCCGGCTACGACAAGAAGGGCGTCGCCGGCGAGGCGATGTTCGACGACGGTTCCGGCACGCTGCCGGTCAGCACCACGGCCATCACGGCGGGCAACCTCACGCTGCGGATCACCGACCCCGCCAAGCTCGCCGCGGCGGCCGTCGGACCGGGGCCGACCTCGGACGGCAGCAACGCGGCGGCCATCAGCAAGCTGCAGAACGCCAGCGGCGGTGCCGCGACGGTGTACCGGCAGCTGATCGTGTCGCTCGGCGTCGAGGCGTCGGTGGCCACCAGCAGCCTGCAGACCCAGACGGTGATCGCCAGCCAGGTCGACGCCTCCCGCGAGTCGGTCTCCGGGGTGAACCTCGACGAGGAGATGACGAACATGCTGCAGTTCCAGCACGCGTACTCCGCGGCGGCCCGCATGATCACCACGATCGACGAGACCCTCGACGTGCTGATCAACCGCACCGGCCGAGTGGGGCTGTGA